In the genome of Streptomyces sp. V2I9, one region contains:
- a CDS encoding PadR family transcriptional regulator, whose protein sequence is MALDHAILVSLLEQPGSGYELARRFERSIGHFWTATHQQIYRVLGRMVADGLLLVREVEQEGRPDKKEYSVTGPGRSALAAWLHKPIEPETLRHDLAVKIRGAAFDDPAALIHEVERHHQAHRDRLAHYLAGERRDFPEPDGPAPRNPGQELQHVVLRGGIAYERMTIAWLDDVLATLHRLAAAPGPGA, encoded by the coding sequence ATGGCCCTCGACCACGCGATCCTCGTCTCCCTGCTGGAGCAACCCGGCTCCGGCTATGAGCTGGCCCGGCGGTTCGAGAGGTCCATCGGACACTTCTGGACCGCCACCCACCAGCAGATCTACCGCGTGCTCGGGCGTATGGTGGCCGACGGCCTCCTGCTCGTACGCGAGGTCGAGCAGGAGGGCCGGCCGGACAAGAAGGAGTACTCCGTCACCGGGCCCGGCCGCTCCGCACTCGCCGCCTGGCTGCACAAGCCGATCGAACCGGAGACCCTGCGGCACGACCTCGCCGTCAAGATCCGGGGCGCGGCCTTCGACGACCCGGCCGCCCTGATCCACGAGGTCGAGCGCCACCACCAGGCGCACCGGGACCGGCTCGCGCACTACCTCGCCGGGGAACGACGCGACTTCCCCGAGCCCGACGGCCCCGCCCCGCGGAACCCCGGCCAGGAGCTCCAGCACGTCGTCCTGCGCGGCGGCATCGCGTACGAGCGCATGACGATCGCCTGGCTCGACGACGTGCTCGCCACGCTCCACCGGCTCGCGGCGGCTCCGGGGCCCGGCGCCTGA
- a CDS encoding sodium:proton antiporter, whose protein sequence is MSITTEGAVYGCLGIGAFLAAALPRLLSRRPVSVPIVFLAAGVVLYLTPLPLPEVDPVDSRTWVHHLTELCVIVSLMGAGLAINRPFGRRSRAATWRLLGIAMPLTIGATALAARALLGWPVPAALLVAAVLAPTDPVLAAEVRVGEPSAEKEDEDEVRFALTSEAGLNDGLAFPFVLAAVALAAAGESWTGGWMSHWLWSDVLVRIAVGTAAGLAIGLLLGRVLFRSRARSLRLAEQGEGFVALAATFLVYGVAEALHGYGFLAVFATACALRRSEHSHGYHRVMHAFVEQIERLLMALLLFGVGAFIASGGLAALTWRGAAVGVLLHLLIRPVTGLLAQLRGPGRPNERAAVAFFGIRGIGSLFYLAYAVGEGGFGPYEREMWAVVVFAVLISVVVHGVAAAPVTAYLDRRSAKAP, encoded by the coding sequence GTGTCGATCACCACCGAGGGCGCGGTGTACGGATGTCTCGGCATCGGGGCCTTCCTCGCCGCGGCCCTGCCCCGGCTGCTCTCCCGGCGACCGGTCTCCGTACCGATCGTCTTCCTCGCCGCCGGAGTGGTGCTCTACCTGACCCCGCTGCCGCTGCCCGAGGTCGACCCGGTCGACAGCCGGACGTGGGTGCACCACCTCACCGAGCTGTGCGTGATCGTCTCGCTGATGGGCGCGGGCCTCGCCATCAACCGCCCCTTCGGCCGGCGGTCCCGGGCCGCGACCTGGCGGCTGCTCGGCATCGCGATGCCGCTGACGATCGGCGCGACCGCGCTCGCCGCCCGGGCGCTGCTCGGCTGGCCGGTCCCGGCCGCGCTCCTGGTGGCGGCCGTCCTCGCGCCGACGGACCCGGTGCTCGCCGCCGAGGTGCGGGTGGGGGAGCCGTCCGCCGAGAAGGAGGACGAGGACGAGGTCCGCTTCGCGCTGACCAGCGAGGCCGGGCTCAACGACGGCCTCGCCTTCCCGTTCGTCCTCGCGGCCGTCGCCCTGGCCGCCGCCGGGGAGAGCTGGACCGGGGGGTGGATGTCCCACTGGCTCTGGAGCGACGTGCTCGTCCGCATCGCCGTGGGCACAGCGGCCGGCCTCGCCATCGGCCTCCTGCTGGGGCGCGTGCTCTTCCGGTCCCGCGCCAGGTCGCTGCGGCTGGCCGAACAGGGCGAGGGGTTCGTGGCGCTGGCGGCGACCTTCCTGGTCTACGGAGTCGCCGAGGCCCTGCACGGTTACGGCTTCCTCGCGGTCTTCGCCACCGCGTGCGCCCTGCGCAGGTCGGAGCACAGCCACGGCTACCACCGGGTGATGCACGCCTTCGTGGAGCAGATCGAACGCCTGCTGATGGCCCTCCTCCTGTTCGGCGTGGGCGCCTTCATCGCCTCCGGCGGTCTGGCCGCCCTCACCTGGCGCGGCGCGGCGGTCGGCGTGCTGCTGCACCTCCTCATCCGCCCGGTCACCGGCCTGCTCGCCCAGCTCCGGGGCCCCGGCCGCCCGAACGAGCGGGCGGCCGTCGCCTTCTTCGGCATCCGGGGCATCGGATCGCTGTTCTACCTGGCCTACGCCGTCGGGGAGGGCGGCTTCGGACCGTACGAACGGGAGATGTGGGCGGTCGTCGTCTTCGCCGTCCTGATATCCGTCGTCGTCCACGGGGTCGCGGCGGCCCCGGTGACCGCCTATCTCGACCGGCGCTCGGCCAAGGCTCCCTGA
- a CDS encoding GAF and ANTAR domain-containing protein: MTDRPVAEAPDTTALLLETSSLDEFLHALAAGALALVEAADGCGITLERQGRPVTVSSVGASATKLDEAQYGQDDGPCLQAMRTGLEVSVPDTLRETRWADYPAYAAVCGARSSLSLPIAPRSHTSGALNLYAPLPNAFDTADLTALRLLTAQATGAIALAQRIADTEEFAADLEAALRSRTVIDQAIGVVIGQQRCSPEKAFDVLRTASQHRNIKLRDLCAELIASITGEVPPEGRIQPRG; encoded by the coding sequence ATGACTGACAGGCCCGTGGCCGAGGCGCCGGACACGACCGCGCTGCTCCTGGAGACCTCGTCGCTCGACGAGTTCCTGCACGCCCTCGCCGCCGGCGCCCTCGCCCTGGTGGAAGCGGCCGACGGCTGCGGCATCACGCTGGAGCGGCAGGGGCGCCCCGTCACCGTGTCCAGCGTGGGGGCCAGCGCGACGAAGCTCGACGAGGCCCAGTACGGGCAGGACGACGGCCCGTGCCTCCAGGCGATGCGTACGGGCCTGGAGGTCAGTGTCCCGGACACCCTGCGGGAGACCCGCTGGGCCGACTACCCCGCCTACGCGGCGGTCTGCGGCGCCCGGTCGTCGCTCTCCCTGCCCATCGCGCCCCGCAGCCACACGTCCGGGGCCCTCAACCTGTACGCGCCGCTCCCGAACGCCTTCGACACCGCCGACCTGACGGCACTGCGGCTGCTCACCGCACAGGCCACCGGGGCCATCGCGCTGGCCCAGCGCATCGCGGACACCGAGGAGTTCGCGGCGGACCTGGAGGCCGCGCTGCGCTCGCGGACGGTCATCGACCAGGCGATCGGGGTGGTCATCGGCCAGCAGCGCTGCTCCCCGGAGAAGGCGTTCGACGTCCTGCGCACGGCCTCGCAGCACCGCAACATCAAACTGCGCGACCTCTGCGCCGAGTTGATCGCCAGCATCACCGGCGAGGTCCCGCCCGAGGGCCGGATCCAGCCCCGCGGCTGA